Within Brassica napus cultivar Da-Ae chromosome A8 unlocalized genomic scaffold, Da-Ae chrA08_Random_11, whole genome shotgun sequence, the genomic segment CGTTATTTGATACTCTTTGCATGTAAGTTGTATTCTCTTcttaaaaaattgtattttcttgAGGTTTTTCTCTACTGTAACCTGTTGTTTTCATAGAGATTTATCCTGTATAAGAAGTCTTTATTCAATAAGTTCTTTGCTAATGGGTAATAACGCAATCTGGCAATATAGGTGTTTGTCTGATGAGGGAGCTGTCTTGCTCCTCTACTCATTGTTGCAAGGGAACTCCTACTTCAAGGAGTATGTTTTGGTGCGAACTGatatggatactatggtatgaTTCATAAACTCCAGTATTTTTctgtttcatttattttgttccattatcCTCAAAAGTAGAAATTCATACTTCGATATTGTTTCATGTGTTGAAGTAAAGTCCTTGTGGTTTCATATTAGTGATCTATGgtataaaaatatgtattttgatGGACAGTTGATGCCCATTCTGGAAACGCTGTATAACGCTTCGAGGAGAACATCATCCAATCAAATATACATGATGCTAATTGTACTTCTCATACTTAGCCAGGATTCATCATTTAACTCAAGCATTCACAAGATGGTATGTGTTGTTATCTGTTGTAGGATTGGAATGATATTTCTCAACTTCGTATCTTTTCTGATCACGTTTCATTTGAATAGATACTTCCTAGCGTTCCATGGTACAAGGAGCATCTCCTTCATCAGACGTCTCTTGGTTCCTTAATGGTCATTATTCTCATCAGAACAGTGCAGCACAACCTTTCTAAACTGCGGGTATAGCTTTACATTCATGTATTAGCAACGACAACTGTTTCAATTTGTACTTAATTGTTTAACCGTTCGGGTAGGTTCAAACCTTATAAGAGTGTGATCAAGTTGATAGGCATGTATCAAACTGGAACCTGCAACTTATTTGGAGATGCATCATAAAATGAGCACCGAAGATATAAATTACTTTCCGTTTAGGCTTGGTGGTGTTATGCATTATGTATAGAAGGCCATTTGTTTGGAAAATTTGGATTGTGGTGCATGTTGTGacaaatttttgtttcttgGGGGTTTACAGGATGTGTATCTGCAGACCACATGCCTTGCAACCTTGGCTAACATGGCACCTCATGCCCATCATCTTAGTGCATATGCTTCACAGAGGCTTGTCAGTCTCTTCTACATGCTTTCTCGAAAGTATGCAACTAATTCCTCGTCCTTATgacttttcatattttatatattcgtcTTGTACAGAACGATGCTCATCATGGATCCTTTAGAACTGAccatgattttttaattaacagGTATAACAAGTTATCAGACTTGACAGGTGATAAGCTGCAAAGTATCAAAATAAGCTTGTCAGGAGAGGATGATAGCGTTTCAGAAGATCTGGTAAGGCATAGTTAGTTCAGGCACACAATACATTGCAGTGAATCATTGTTATCCTTGTggtttatatttgtaaattgtATTTTTGCCAACTTGCAGGCAGCAGAGTTGCAAATCTTTACTGATTTCTTGAGACTTGTCCTTGATATATTAAATGCAATTTTGACGTACGCGTTGCCTAGGAATCCCGAGGTATCACAATGTCAATTTTTTACTTAGCAGCATGAATCATATGTTCTTTTTCCATACTACATTCTCTGAATCAGTTTCTGTTTCTGGTTTATGCAGATTGTCTATGCAATCATGCATCGGCAGGAAGTGTTCCAACCTTTCAAGAATCATCCGCGATTTCATGAGCTAGTCGAAAATATTTACACCGTACAAACAAACCCATAAGCTTTAAATTCTTATAACTTTAGATAGAACAGAGTATCTGATTGATCCATCTGTCTCTCACTTGCTTAACCAAATTATCATTTTATCTATTTAGGTGTTAGACTTTTTCAATAGCCGCATGGACACTCAAAGATCGGATCGAGAATGGTCAGTGCAGAAAGTTCTTCAGTTCATCATCGACAATTGTCGGTCTTGGCGAGGCGAAGGCATGAAGGTAAACAAACTCTGTTAACACTTGCATATGTCACTGATATAGTATTCTTTTCACTACAATTCTTAAAGCTCATTGTTCACTATTATGAATGCAGATGTTTACTCAACTACACTTCTCGTATGAACAAGAGAGTCACCCAGAAGAGTTCTTCATTCCATACGTCTGGCAACTAGCTTTATCCCGATGGTAACACTCTTTCATCACTATATAAAAGAAGAACACCCATCTCATTCCTCTTTAACCTTTCTCATTGTTCGCAGCGGATTCAGTTTTAATCCGGACGCCATCAACTTATTCCCAGTACCACACCAAGTTGAAGTAAGTACCATCGAAACAAATTGTGTTAATTCAATATATGAAACTTATTAGCCTATCCAAGTTTTGACATGACCTCTGCTTCGGTGCGTTTTGCTTGCAGGAACAAATAGAAGACGGAAAAGGAGACGAAGTGGAAGaaggggaagagaagaaagtaaaagagTTGATCGAGCAGAGAATCGTCTTCGATCCATAGTACATTCCGATGTGGGTGGGTGGGTGGGGGGTATGTATATATTCATACGGTTAAGGGTTCAAATAAGATAAAATGTTGACGTAATTATTCTccaaaaaattactttttcaaACATTGTAGGTTTTCGGTACATTAATAGTATACTCTCTCTTGATGTGTAATAACAAATGACGTTTCGGTCTGAACGTAATGCCCTTTTAACACACATGAAGCTTTTACCGATCGAGATTCCGACGAGGATGACGATATCCTCGGAACCGTAACGGGAAACTCATGAATCTCATCGATCCATGGATTATTAGTCTTCTCCTTGGAGGGATCAATACTTCTCAAAGCTCTACAAACCGCACTATTACACTTGAAACCTGACCCAAAACCAATCTGCCAAGTCTTACCTCCTCTCTTAATCCTTCCTTTAGCTTCACTATAACCAAGCTCATACCAAACCGAGCTACTCGAAGTGTTCCCAAACCTGTTCAAAGTCATCCTCGATGGCTCCATCTGCCACTCGGAAAGATCCAAATTTTTCTGAATCTCATCGAGCACCGCTCTTCCTCCTGCGTGGATGCAAAAATGCTCGAGAGCTAGCTTGATGTCAGAAACATAAGGCTTGATTCTGTTGACTTTAAACACTCTTCGAGCCGCGAGTGTCGCAAAAGTTAGAAGTTGTTCGGACATTGGTAGGACTAGCGGTCCAAGCGTGGTAATGTTCGTTTTGAGAGCGAGACACCGattttgttgttgtgttgttgttgttcgtGTCTTCGCGATGGTAAGCGCTGTTGAAGGCGTTGTCGTCAGCTCCTTTGTGGCCTTGTGGGTACTGATAGTGTGGAGTAGTTGATACTTTGAGAGGCGGCGGTCGGAGGAGCGGTTGGAGAGGAGAACGTAAATATAATGAAACTCGTTAAACACATGCATGCATGTTTATAATTTACGTGAAATATATGCCACCATATACAGTATGTGAGATTTTACATGCGTAtatttagttttgaatttttctcaaaatctatgtgttaaaaacctcctacaaaaatatttaatttttcggtaaatgttctatatattgaagcatataatctttagtgatgttttaaaatttctaaattcattctatatttgtattaatgtatattaaactctctttcattgtacatgacTACacgggcatcgttttaatttttagtcaattaatttagtaaaatttcgtAATaatccataaattggtggattaaccactataaaatcgttattttatagagaaacagagacaacaaagttccaaactactttgaacttcatcatatgttagtgaatgatgcaaatatgcattaaaaatattttcatatttttgaattttttttaaaatctatgtgttaacccatagAAGTTA encodes:
- the LOC125594481 gene encoding 3-ketoacyl-CoA synthase 2-like, with translation MHVFNEFHYIYVLLSNRSSDRRLSKYQLLHTISTHKATKELTTTPSTALTIAKTRTTTTQQQNRCLALKTNITTLGPLVLPMSEQLLTFATLAARRVFKVNRIKPYVSDIKLALEHFCIHAGGRAVLDEIQKNLDLSEWQMEPSRMTLNRFGNTSSSSVWYELGYSEAKGRIKRGGKTWQIGFGSGFKCNSAVCRALRSIDPSKEKTNNPWIDEIHEFPVTVPRISSSSSESRSVKASCVLKGHYVQTETSFVITHQERVYY
- the LOC125594483 gene encoding dymeclin-like is translated as MGGAASTPRSTGGDDVSVEEYLIATFVGEKSFPLASDVWNKLLELPLRSRWPRDRVHQACQLFAQSNGNTRHLAKLLIHLSWCLQELLQASSDDDDDDAHSSLYKKALNATYISSLFLKHLIENGKSEELHLSLDESEPVPHGFVMDQDIQNFVMRSLLSFIGSTEVSPNSYVLHQELLNFMVVAMSTQLLSGPSPGPKDANPFLDAAMAQEKSIVCMAVRRLLLNYISRNHTPNAKTYLYSDGDSPGILERVGSAAATFVLLPLNYLVNNTGDGSKYPLAESSLHVLLILIHYQKSILSDESMTDKSDDSATSESVSKVHVFSSGNTFTKALANARDVEFDRSDLEGNAYSGPHVRIPFASLFDTLCMCLSDEGAVLLLYSLLQGNSYFKEYVLVRTDMDTMLMPILETLYNASRRTSSNQIYMMLIVLLILSQDSSFNSSIHKMILPSVPWYKEHLLHQTSLGSLMVIILIRTVQHNLSKLRDVYLQTTCLATLANMAPHAHHLSAYASQRLVSLFYMLSRKYNKLSDLTGDKLQSIKISLSGEDDSVSEDLAAELQIFTDFLRLVLDILNAILTYALPRNPEIVYAIMHRQEVFQPFKNHPRFHELVENIYTVLDFFNSRMDTQRSDREWSVQKVLQFIIDNCRSWRGEGMKMFTQLHFSYEQESHPEEFFIPYVWQLALSRCGFSFNPDAINLFPVPHQVEEQIEDGKGDEVEEGEEKKVKELIEQRIVFDP